The Lichenihabitans psoromatis genomic interval GCGCGCGGGATCAAGAAGGACGGGGAGCAGGAGGTCGCATGAGGAGCCTCCGCTTCTACCGGGTCGCTCTGGGTCTTTCTCTTGGAGCGAACGTGCTGCTGATCTTGGGAATTTGGGCATACCTCCACTTCGAAGGGGTGCTGTCGATCATCGAGGAAGTGGTCGGAATTTGGGGCTGACCGCTTCCGTTGCGAGCCTGGGCCGATGACGCTCGACAGCTCGCCGTTTCTGTTACATCCTCGGCTTCGCGCGAGCGGGCTGCCGTGGCAGTTGGGATCATCTGTCCGAACCGGAGTCCCTTCCGCTCGCGTACGCTCGCAAGGTTCATCAATCGGTATGGCACGACCTAAGAGATCGCTTCATCGGCAATATGGAGCCGTGCCTTTCCGATTTGACCAAGACGGCTTGCTCGAGGTGATGCTTGTTACATCGCGAGATACCGGCAGATGGATTGTTCCAAAAGGTTGGCCAATTGCAAAGCTGAAGCCGCGCCAGGTCGCTGCTCGAGAGGCGTGGGAAGAGGCTGGTTTGAAGGGGCGGATTGTTGGCAAAAAAGCACTCGGCCGCTTCCGCTACATGAAAGCGATTGAGGACGAGCAGCCGATCGAGTGCGAGTTGACGCTGTTTGCGCTGCAAGTCTCAAAACAGAGCAAGTCGTGGCCTGAAAGGCGACAGCGAAAAACTGAATGGTTCGGTGTGGATGCGGCAGTCGCGCTCGCTTCTGACCCAGGCCTGCGCAAGATCCTGACGGACCTACCGGCTTCTCTCAGGACGCTCCTCAGTACGGCGCCGCTCCGAACCGCGGGTTCAAGGCCCAAACGCAAGTCTGATCGAGCGGCAGCTTGATGTAGGCGAGATGAAGCTCCTGCTCGTCACGCAGATGTTCCAGGGTCGCCACGACGCCGATCCGCTTCGGCAAGCCTGCTCTGGTTCGCAATCGGGGTAGTTACAAACCTGACGAGCTCGGTTTCCACGCTACAGGCAATCTTTTTCATCGGGCGCGCGTTGATCGAAATGGAAAAAAAGCACCCACCGATCCTCGATGCCTCTGCCGTGATCTTCGACGTGGACGGAACGCTCGTGAGCACCGTCGATTTTCACGCGGAGGCTTGGCAGAAAGCCTTCGCAAAATTTGGATTTCAGTTCGAGGTCGAGAAGATCAGATCTCAGATCGGGAAGGGAGGCGATCAACTCATGCCTGTCTTCCTTAAGCCGGACGAGATCGACAAACACGGTAAAGAAATTGACGCCGCTCGACAAGAATTGGTTGAGCGGGTGTACTTTCCTCAGGTCGTCGGCTTTCCGAAAGTTCGTGAGCTGTTCGATTTCCTGATCGAGCGGGGCATAAAAGTCGCGCTCGGGTCCTCGGCGAAGACGGACGACTTAAAAGTCTATAAGCGAGCCGCGGGGATCGAAGACCTGAAGATGACCGAGACCACATCGGAGGACGCTGAGAGGTCGAAGCCACGTCCAGACATCTTCAACGCCGCCCTCGATCGCCTAAAGATCGAGCCGACTCGCGTTATGGTGGTTGGGGACACGCCTTATGACGTCGAGGCCGCGACGAAGGCTGGTATGGCAACAACCGGCTTATTGTGCGGCGGTTTCCCCGAAGCGTCATTGAGGGACGCGGGTGCCGTCGATATTTACCAGGATCCAGAGGGTCTCCTGACCGCCCTAAAGGCTGCTCGAGATGCAAGTTAACGCGATAATGCTCCTCGCGCGATCGTGCGAGCATCAAGGCTTCCGATCCCTCTGCGTCAGTCCCGGTCGTGACTTCGGCCGCCACCGCGTCTTCGGGCTGTCGCCAGATCGCGGCGGGTAAAGCTGGTAGCCGACCACACCCGCGTCCTGAAAATGCGGCCTCCATTCACCATCTTCCACCTCGAACATGCGATAGGTACCCGTCCGAGGTTCCAGCAGAGGTCCGAAGCGCTTCTCGGCCTCGTCGAGCGTGATTGTGATCATGGTGGCCTCCAGCGGAGCGAGTGTGCTGGAGGGGCGTTGAAACTGGGTTAAGCTGCAGATATCTCGGCTGTGGCCTCTCAGGCCTGCTTCAAGCCGCGCGGTACGACTCCACGTTCTTCGACGCCCCGCGCAATTGTTCACCCGACGGATCATTGCCTTTCCACCTTTCACGGATGAGGCGCTAGCTCATCAGCTTTGGCCCCGATAACTGCCCTTCTCGGAACCAGAGCCACTGAGAGCCAATAGCAGTCCTTCGTATCTAGCCGTGTAGCGGACATTCCTACTCGCATGGGATCTTGCGCTTGTAAGTCCCACCAAGGCCGCATTTTTCGTAGGCGTTCAGAATGCGAAGCGTGTCGAAGCCATTGATGATGCAGTAGGTCTTTAATTGACCCATGCGCGTCGCGTAGGCGCGCATCATTGCACGAACGGGCGACGTGATCTCATTACAGTGCTGAAGCACCATAAGGTCGGCTGGTTCGGAGAAGAGCCGATCAATCTGATCCCCGTTCTTGCCGAGATCAGCCAGCGTCATGGCGTGGAACTCCGCTGGGCCTTTGAATGCGAACTGCCGAGACTTGCTTTCGATCAATCTTCACTGAGGTAAACATGTCGGAGCGCTCTCCACCCCAGTCCTTGGGGACAGTTGGCTCTCCGAAAATCTCCACGAAGGCTTGGTTTACGTCAGCCTCAGGGACGGCACGAAGAAGATTGAGATCTGCCGCTGAACGCGGCTTGTCATATTCGCAAATCTTGGCGAACTCCCCGATCTCGGAAGGAAACGTCTCAAGACCCCAGTGCCATCGATCGCCAACGACACTCGGGCGGATTGGGTCCACGAGTGAGATGAAAGGATAAGCAATGACGTTAGGCACGATCCGGATTTCGGTATCGCTGACGCTCGCCGCAAATCCGAGGACGAGAACATCCTTTTGTCCTGATAGTTCAACCCAGGACGAACTCGATGTGAGGTGCTCATGGTGGAATTCGAAGCGTGCGATCAGGCCGGACTTCAAAACGTCGAGCTTCGCGTAGCCCGTGGCCAGCGGGACCGGTACTCCCCCCTTGCGAATCGCTCTATCAACCGATGATGGGCCCTTAAAAATGTATTTGGAGTAGTGGGTGAAGACTGCCCCTTGGCGCAGCTCATTTTTCAGGATGAGCTGATCGAGCGAAGGCGGCTTCGCAACGGTAACCAGGCGGCAAGCCGGCTTTTGAAGTACGCATGGGTCGCAAGTGTTTGAAGCTGATTGTGCAAATT includes:
- a CDS encoding NUDIX hydrolase, which encodes MMLVTSRDTGRWIVPKGWPIAKLKPRQVAAREAWEEAGLKGRIVGKKALGRFRYMKAIEDEQPIECELTLFALQVSKQSKSWPERRQRKTEWFGVDAAVALASDPGLRKILTDLPASLRTLLSTAPLRTAGSRPKRKSDRAAA
- a CDS encoding HAD family hydrolase, with translation MEKKHPPILDASAVIFDVDGTLVSTVDFHAEAWQKAFAKFGFQFEVEKIRSQIGKGGDQLMPVFLKPDEIDKHGKEIDAARQELVERVYFPQVVGFPKVRELFDFLIERGIKVALGSSAKTDDLKVYKRAAGIEDLKMTETTSEDAERSKPRPDIFNAALDRLKIEPTRVMVVGDTPYDVEAATKAGMATTGLLCGGFPEASLRDAGAVDIYQDPEGLLTALKAARDAS